The Candidatus Eremiobacteraceae bacterium nucleotide sequence CGACGACGAGTTGCCGCTCAGACGCGCGTAGATTTGCGGATACGTCGAGCCGACAACGGAGTCGGGAGCCGGCCGCAAGTCATCGACGGTCGGCGGTGCGACAGGGAGTGACGGGCCGTAACCGCCGGAAACGTCGTTCGGATTTGCGTATGCGCTGGAAGCTGGAAGCGTCGGGCCGCCGGATGATGCGACGAAGTTGCCCGTGGCCTCGCCGGTTACGATGGCGATCGTATTCGAACTCGCATCGTAGTCGGTGTCGACGTGGAAAGCTTGCGTCAAGAAACGCAACGGCACTTCCAGGCGGCCGGCGAATTCTTTTGGAGCGTAATCCATCGCCATGTGCGCGCCGTCCACCCAAGCCACTTGCGATCCGGAGTAGACCTTCGCCTCGACGCCGCGCCACTGGATATCGGCAACGCCTGCGGTCGCGTCGAACGTTACTTGCGCGCCGAGCTGCTGAAGGATGCGCAGCGGCACGAACATGCGGCCGCCGTCGCCGATGGCCGGCACGTCGGACGTCACCTGATGGCCATCGACGTACACCGATGGCGGCGACGCTAACGCCGGCGCGGCAAACGCCAGCAAGGCGAGTGCTGCGATGAAGATGGATAGTTTGCGCATGGGATTTCACCCGAGTGAGCCGCCGCATCGGCGGCAGGTCGTGCCCTACCGGACTATTTCGCGAGCGGCGCGAGCGCGACCCCTCCCTGCGACCGCATATGAAAACGTCTTTTGTAGGAGGGCAAGCATCGCTTGCCCACGTCCAAATATAGCAACGCAAGCAGCGCTTCGCGCGAGGGCGCATCGCAAACTCCGACCGCTTCACGATCAAGTCGAACGATTGGTTGTCGCCCGCGAGTCAGGTTTAGTCGTCGACGGCGACTCCGGTCGTACTGCCAAACGGGTCGCCGGACACTTTACCCACGACCGGGCCACCAGGGTAGAGATATTCCACTGTTTCATTCCGTTGGGTGCCGGCGACGAACAAGTGATGATCCTGCTCGTTTATGGCAAGCCCGAGCGGGCCGTGCGTGACGGGCAAAGTCGACGGTTCTGGATTTGGCAGCTCGAATGTGTCGGCTGTGTTGTTCGCCCAATCGTTGATAAGGAGATTGCCGGAAGCAGCGATGGCCATCCCACCGGGGTAGTTGAGCGATACGCCGGCAACTTGGGTTTGCGCGCCGCACACACCGGCCGGGCACGACATTGACCAGACAACGCCCATGTTCGAGGTGGCGTCGATGTCGTCGAAGTAGACCGTGCCATTTCTCGCAACCGTGACGTATCCGCCGTACAATGAATTCGTCATCGGATAGTTTCCGACGAATCGGCCACCAATCCACGTTGAAATGGAACCGGCGACGGCGCCATCAATCGAGCGCAAGTTGCTGGCAATGATGGTTCCGTCTTTGGCTACCGTGA carries:
- a CDS encoding copper amine oxidase N-terminal domain-containing protein; translated protein: MRKLSIFIAALALLAFAAPALASPPSVYVDGHQVTSDVPAIGDGGRMFVPLRILQQLGAQVTFDATAGVADIQWRGVEAKVYSGSQVAWVDGAHMAMDYAPKEFAGRLEVPLRFLTQAFHVDTDYDASSNTIAIVTGEATGNFVASSGGPTLPASSAYANPNDVSGGYGPSLPVAPPTVDDLRPAPDSVVGSTYPQIYARLSGNSSSVDPSTVHLVVDGGDVTSLAAISSAYVSYTPSAG